A single Ischnura elegans chromosome 13 unlocalized genomic scaffold, ioIscEleg1.1 SUPER_13_unloc_4, whole genome shotgun sequence DNA region contains:
- the LOC124173335 gene encoding uncharacterized protein LOC124173335 isoform X2 → MRYIFEVLVNVSFISHSPGLFSSFLRYRSEITGKDAFGDFVDLQVAVGDDLPASPLCLKKLIEFNDFINICHKSDGELRKVSCRNYLRLS, encoded by the exons ATGCGATATATTTTTGAGGTCCTTGTCAATGTGAGCTTTATAAGCCATTCTCCTggattattctcaagttttttgCGTTATC gaagCGAGATAACTGGAAAGGATGCCTTTggcgattttgttgacttacaa gttgctgttggagatgaCCTGCCTGCcagcccactgtgcttgaaaaagctcatcgaattcaatgatttcataaatatttgtcataaatcggacGGAGAACTGAGAAAAGTTTCGTGTAGAAATTACctcagg TTGTCCTGA